In one Novosphingobium humi genomic region, the following are encoded:
- a CDS encoding tryptophan halogenase family protein, which translates to MPSESRSIIIVGGGTAGWLTAGLLAARLGLPARGDLRITVVESPGVPILGVGEGTWPTIRQSLQVMGIGEGDFLAACDATFKQGSQFVGWRQQGAAGEHSYIHPFTPPYRFGEVDLASAWLAAPSMGFDEAVCFQTALCRAGLAPKTRSSPEFEGIGNYAYHFDAGKVAGFLKDHCMARLGVRYLADDVEECRMDDEGAILALRTARHGEIEGDFFVDCSGQHGVLIDRVYKVPLVNCRDVLFVDTALAVQVPYPEPDSPIASVTLATAQEAGWIWDIGLTTRRGVGYVYSSRYISDDEARDRLDRYVRAISGRPLPAEPRRIPINSGYRERFWVANCAAIGVSSGFVEPLEASSIAMIEVSANHLAEHLTFDREVMAIEAGRFNRKLDQVWRDAIDFLKLHYVLSDRSEPFWVDNRDPRSIPFSLRDNLRVWQGRPPISGDFPMTCQLFGPASYQYILYGMGDPASSGAAPKGPPAGENLHRDLEEVRALAARFGRVLGPNRDWLAQRQS; encoded by the coding sequence ATGCCTTCTGAATCCCGCTCGATCATCATCGTGGGCGGCGGCACGGCGGGATGGCTGACTGCGGGCCTTCTGGCTGCGCGCCTTGGCCTGCCTGCGCGTGGGGATTTGCGCATCACGGTGGTGGAATCGCCCGGCGTGCCCATTCTGGGCGTGGGCGAGGGCACATGGCCGACGATCCGCCAGAGCCTTCAGGTCATGGGCATCGGCGAGGGCGACTTTCTGGCGGCCTGCGATGCCACCTTCAAGCAAGGCTCGCAATTCGTCGGGTGGCGGCAACAGGGCGCGGCGGGCGAACACAGCTATATCCACCCCTTCACCCCGCCCTATCGTTTTGGCGAGGTTGATCTGGCCTCGGCATGGCTTGCCGCGCCGTCGATGGGGTTCGACGAGGCGGTGTGTTTCCAGACCGCCCTGTGCCGCGCCGGCCTTGCCCCCAAGACGCGCAGCAGCCCGGAGTTTGAGGGCATCGGCAATTACGCCTATCATTTCGACGCGGGCAAGGTGGCCGGTTTCCTCAAGGACCACTGCATGGCGCGGCTGGGCGTGCGCTATCTGGCCGACGATGTGGAGGAGTGCCGGATGGATGACGAGGGAGCCATTCTGGCCCTGCGTACCGCCCGCCATGGCGAAATCGAGGGCGATTTCTTCGTGGATTGCAGCGGCCAGCATGGCGTGCTGATCGACCGGGTTTACAAGGTGCCGTTGGTCAATTGCCGCGATGTGCTGTTCGTTGACACCGCTCTGGCCGTTCAGGTGCCCTATCCCGAACCCGACAGCCCGATTGCCTCGGTCACGCTGGCCACGGCGCAGGAGGCGGGCTGGATCTGGGATATCGGCCTTACCACAAGGCGGGGCGTGGGCTATGTCTATTCCAGCCGTTACATTTCTGATGACGAAGCGCGCGACCGGCTCGACCGCTATGTCCGCGCGATTTCGGGGCGGCCCTTGCCCGCCGAACCCCGCCGCATCCCGATCAATTCGGGCTATCGCGAGCGGTTCTGGGTCGCCAATTGCGCGGCCATCGGCGTGTCATCGGGCTTTGTCGAGCCGCTTGAAGCCTCCAGCATTGCGATGATCGAGGTGTCGGCCAACCATCTGGCTGAGCATCTGACTTTTGACCGCGAGGTCATGGCGATCGAGGCAGGGCGGTTCAATCGCAAGCTGGATCAGGTTTGGCGCGATGCCATCGACTTTCTCAAGCTGCATTACGTGCTGAGCGACCGCAGCGAGCCGTTCTGGGTGGACAATCGCGACCCGCGTTCGATCCCGTTCTCCCTGCGCGACAATTTGCGCGTCTGGCAAGGCCGCCCGCCGATCAGCGGGGATTTCCCGATGACCTGTCAGTTGTTTGGTCCGGCCAGCTATCAATATATCCTCTATGGCATGGGCGATCCCGCCTCGTCGGGCGCCGCGCCCAAGGGGCCGCCGGCGGGAGAAAACCTGCATCGCGATCTGGAAGAGGTGCGGGCCTTGGCCGCCCGGTTCGGGCGCGTGCTGGGCCCCAATCGGGATTGGCTGGCACAGAGGCAATCCTAG
- a CDS encoding TetR/AcrR family transcriptional regulator, whose amino-acid sequence MDQTLPDDAAANQSAWTPNGRPEPSQRRSAQSLTRMVKAARAVMLARKSEDFTLQEVSARGKVSTGSIYHRFESKDGLVRAVLLAELEKLDRTERGMVDRLMATCPSLDAYVPAYVAGFAEILRDNAVMIGLAMRRSGTDARMSSLGNRRASDSAHVATAALLHFAHEIEGDAAAKAATVFRMIFATVSRRVILDRDDSPECDDWESFVGELSWMSLIYLKSARPGGGVAP is encoded by the coding sequence ATGGACCAAACCCTGCCCGATGATGCCGCCGCGAACCAGTCCGCCTGGACGCCGAACGGCAGACCTGAACCCAGCCAACGACGCAGCGCGCAATCCCTGACCCGCATGGTCAAGGCGGCGCGCGCCGTCATGCTCGCCCGAAAAAGTGAGGATTTCACGCTGCAGGAGGTCAGCGCGCGGGGAAAAGTGTCGACCGGCTCGATCTATCACAGGTTTGAAAGCAAGGATGGTCTGGTCCGGGCGGTGCTGCTGGCCGAATTGGAAAAGCTCGACAGGACGGAGCGCGGGATGGTCGACAGGCTGATGGCGACCTGCCCATCGCTCGACGCCTACGTGCCGGCCTATGTTGCGGGCTTTGCCGAAATCCTGCGCGACAATGCCGTGATGATCGGTTTGGCGATGCGCCGGTCGGGCACGGACGCCAGAATGTCGAGTCTGGGCAACCGGCGCGCGTCGGATTCCGCGCATGTCGCCACCGCCGCCTTGCTGCACTTTGCCCATGAGATCGAGGGCGATGCCGCCGCCAAGGCGGCCACCGTGTTCAGGATGATCTTTGCGACAGTGTCCCGCCGCGTCATCCTCGATAGGGATGACAGTCCGGAATGTGATGACTGGGAGAGTTTTGTCGGGGAACTCTCCTGGATGTCGCTGATCTATCTGAAGTCGGCCCGGCCCGGCGGCGGCGTGGCGCCATAA
- a CDS encoding sugar phosphate isomerase/epimerase family protein encodes MSNIKWQYADHWRTPSPQGPINQFASMREMDRFIKQIASVGLTGIGMFAWNLGAISAMFGSLRSYREFLADRGIEKIVDLFWCAPQASPGMELHNPEHAGRVVGMLEHFVRLADGLEVENLVVMPAHCYTDTQPVTAERIKVLADVWNRAGRMAAGHGLKLGCHHEFWCGIRSQEEIDLFYAHTDSDFVHLYIDTAQHVIAGVDPVALYEKYASRVNGFHFKDTRHVDLVEDYRSLPDPELVARTTPRWFYEMGTPGGMVDFPALMRALKRHAYQGWIGVEHDKADIGGGSYPESTALAMWYARNVLSPIYS; translated from the coding sequence ATGTCCAATATCAAATGGCAATATGCCGATCACTGGCGCACGCCATCGCCGCAAGGGCCGATCAACCAATTCGCCTCGATGCGCGAGATGGACCGCTTCATCAAACAGATCGCGTCGGTCGGGCTGACGGGCATCGGGATGTTCGCGTGGAATCTGGGGGCGATCTCGGCCATGTTCGGCTCCTTGCGCAGCTATCGCGAATTTCTGGCTGATCGCGGGATTGAAAAGATCGTCGATCTCTTCTGGTGCGCCCCCCAGGCCAGCCCCGGCATGGAATTGCACAATCCCGAACATGCCGGGCGCGTGGTCGGCATGCTCGAACATTTCGTCCGTCTGGCCGATGGGCTGGAGGTCGAGAACCTCGTCGTCATGCCCGCCCATTGCTATACCGACACCCAGCCCGTTACCGCCGAGCGCATCAAGGTTCTGGCCGATGTGTGGAACAGGGCGGGCCGCATGGCCGCCGGCCACGGGCTCAAGCTGGGCTGTCATCACGAATTCTGGTGCGGCATCCGCAGCCAGGAGGAGATCGACCTGTTCTATGCCCATACGGACAGCGATTTCGTCCATCTCTATATCGACACCGCGCAGCATGTGATTGCCGGTGTCGATCCGGTCGCGCTTTATGAGAAATACGCCTCGCGGGTGAACGGCTTCCATTTCAAGGATACGCGCCACGTCGATCTGGTGGAGGACTATCGCTCGCTGCCCGATCCCGAACTGGTGGCGCGCACCACCCCGCGCTGGTTTTACGAAATGGGCACGCCGGGCGGCATGGTGGATTTCCCCGCGCTGATGCGGGCCCTGAAAAGGCATGCCTATCAGGGCTGGATCGGCGTCGAGCATGACAAGGCCGACATTGGCGGCGGCAGCTATCCGGAATCGACCGCTCTGGCGATGTGGTACGCCCGCAACGTCTTGTCTCCCATCTATTCCTGA